One genomic segment of Panicum virgatum strain AP13 chromosome 2N, P.virgatum_v5, whole genome shotgun sequence includes these proteins:
- the LOC120661548 gene encoding GDSL esterase/lipase At4g10955-like codes for MPRDPTIFHDMRNNLSILVNRQHLCGRFVPARAKVGELLRSLPVNGDGGGSSSAVVWLAGHSLGASIALDVGRDLMSTWGLNLPTFLFNPPHVSLAPVIGEDARRDVYTMGYMGKYLLGWALQRHRDHMDELFRELSPWVPNLYVHPDDPICKGFIDYFEQRERMQQRHPRLASAASLSYRDMVRSLFGKQGERPHLIPSAMVWENRSRHGDGHGLWQWWEPEGSEKLMLSPKRYTWP; via the coding sequence ATGCCACGGGACCCCACGATCTTCCATGACATGCGTAACAACCTCAGCATCCTGGTCAACAGGCAGCACCTGTGCGGACGCTTCGTCCCCGCACGCGCCAAGGTCGGGGAACTCCTGCGGAGCCTGCCCGtcaatggcgacggcggcggcagctcctcCGCGGTCGTTTGGCTCGCCGGCCACTCGCTTGGCGCGTCGATCGCGCTGGACGTGGGGCGAGACCTGATGAGCACATGGGGGCTCAACCTGCCGACCTTCCTGTTCAACCCGCCGCACGTGTCGCTGGCTCCGGTGATCGGGGAAGACGCGAGGAGGGACGTGTACACCATGGGCTACATGGGCAAGTACCTGCTGGGCTGGGCTCTGCAGCGGCACAGGGACCACATGGACGAGCTGTTCCGGGAGTTGAGCCCGTGGGTGCCCAACCTGTACGTGCACCCGGACGACCCCATCTGCAAGGGCTTCATCGACTACTTCGAGCAGCGGGAGCGGATGCAGCAGCGCCACCCCCGCCTGGCTTCGGCCGCGTCGCTGTCGTACCGCGACATGGTGCGCTCGTTGTTCGGCAAGCAGGGCGAGCGGCCGCACCTCATACCGTCGGCGATGGTGTGGGAGAACCGGAGCCGGCACGGCGACGGGCACGGGCTCTGGCAGTGGTGGGAGCCCGAAGGCTCGGAGAAGCTGATGCTGAGCCCCAAGCGATACACCTGGCCATGA